In a genomic window of Virgibacillus sp. SK37:
- a CDS encoding N-acetylmuramoyl-L-alanine amidase → MNIRKLLVSSNVAKKVTYSGKNSKKFIVIHETDNTRKGAGADNHARLQYNGNSRSASWHYQVDGKEIVQSFKDDAQCWAAGNKYYNQNGIQIEICVNPDSDFKTAVKNTVWLVKYLMNKYNIPIENVIQHNRASGKNCPRYLRSGAKGINWKQFIDMVKGIKSSTPKKEETNNIPSTYKIKKGDTFWGISRKYNISVNDIKKYNPNVNPNSLQIGQVIKLKSSNSTSKQKPQPKPVSKYPLPSGILKYGSKGEKVKQLQRALNAVYFKVGKVDGSYGPATKDAVRRFQSMYYGLKTDGIYGPATKAKLEQKLKEMNLI, encoded by the coding sequence ATGAATATTAGAAAACTTTTAGTTTCTAGTAATGTGGCTAAAAAGGTCACTTATAGTGGAAAGAATAGCAAGAAGTTCATCGTTATCCATGAAACAGATAATACAAGAAAAGGAGCAGGTGCTGATAATCATGCCCGTTTGCAGTATAACGGAAATAGCCGTAGTGCTAGTTGGCATTATCAAGTAGATGGTAAGGAGATTGTTCAATCTTTCAAAGATGATGCTCAATGTTGGGCTGCTGGGAATAAGTATTACAACCAAAACGGAATTCAGATTGAGATCTGTGTAAATCCTGATAGTGATTTTAAAACAGCAGTTAAGAATACAGTATGGCTAGTAAAATACCTTATGAATAAATACAATATACCGATTGAAAATGTAATACAACATAACCGTGCTTCTGGAAAGAACTGTCCTAGATATTTAAGAAGTGGTGCAAAGGGAATTAATTGGAAACAGTTTATTGACATGGTGAAAGGGATTAAATCTTCTACACCTAAAAAAGAAGAAACCAATAACATTCCTTCTACTTATAAAATTAAGAAGGGTGACACTTTCTGGGGAATTAGTAGAAAATATAATATTTCAGTTAATGACATTAAAAAATACAATCCAAATGTAAACCCTAATTCTTTACAAATTGGACAAGTAATCAAACTTAAATCTTCAAACTCTACTTCAAAACAAAAACCACAACCAAAACCAGTTTCTAAATATCCTCTTCCTTCTGGAATTCTCAAATACGGAAGTAAAGGTGAAAAAGTAAAGCAATTACAAAGAGCCCTGAATGCTGTTTACTTCAAGGTTGGCAAAGTTGATGGAAGTTATGGACCAGCAACAAAGGATGCTGTTCGTAGATTCCAAAGTATGTACTACGGACTAAAAACAGATGGCATTTATGGTCCCGCTACAAAAGCGAAATTAGAACAAAAACTAAAAGAAATGAACCTCATTTAA